In the Ictalurus punctatus breed USDA103 chromosome 7, Coco_2.0, whole genome shotgun sequence genome, one interval contains:
- the dtx4a gene encoding E3 ubiquitin-protein ligase DTX4a yields MLLASAVVVWEWLNEHGRWRPYSPAVSHHIEAVIRGETRGAGSVALGQVDSRLSPYIIDLHSMHQFRQDTGTLRPVRRSFYDPRSAPGQGWVWEWENDSGTWTPYDTEVGIAIQAARERQQPWLDLTPLGFCYLIDLQGMTQINRQTQRRRRIQRRFDLAYPLVSGPLPKPHAWTSNGSAAHSGMSVAGIGGGNGSAYPSGALPASTITSLGQPCSCQQCMLVLGVKTTSMAQTLGRKPMPLPRPRSPKTAQRGHSYSLTLPHRNSTTAGGFAHSLSVLDSATAALSLSSTRPPPPAVPPPPPPSSTPHATSPPNQTSSSALISTTATCAPIPSARVLGPVSSAACAAPVPPRASLAGLSRPALQRIAMAQSRALIASGVPTVPVKNLNGSSPVHPALAGITGILMSAAGLPVCLTRPPKLVLHPPPVSKSDIKPVPGLGHCCRKTTKKQARKGRTPEEVVRRYLQKVRNPPEEDCTICMEALAGPSGYKGPGVGGISRAESVGRLSQCGHQYHLQCLVAMYNNGNKDGSLQCPTCKTIYGVKTGNQPPGKMEYHVIPHSLPGHPDCKTIRIIYNIPPGIQGPEHPNPGKPFTARGFPRHCYLPDSEKGRLVLKLLLVAWDRRLIFSVGTSSTTGETDTVIWNEVHHKTEFGSNLTGHGYPDSGHLDNVLEELRAQGIAEEDCLRD; encoded by the exons atgttgcTGGCCTCGGCGGTGGTGGTGTGGGAATGGCTGAACGAGCACGGCCGCTGGAGGCCCTACAGCCCGGCCGTGTCGCATCACATCGAGGCGGTGATCCGCGGAGAGACTCGCGGCGCAGGCAGTGTAGCGCTCGGCCAGGTCGACTCCAGACTGTCGCCCTACATCATCGACCTGCACTCCATGCACCAGTTCCGCCAAGACACCG GTACATTGCGACCAGTGCGGCGGAGCTTCTATGACCCGCGGTCGGCTCCAGGGCAGGGCTGGGTGTGGGAGTGGGAGAACGACTCAGGCACATGGACACCGTATGACACAGAAGTAGGAATTGCCATCCAGGCAGCACGCGAGCGCCAGCAACCGTGGCTGGACCTGACGCCGCTTGGCTTCTGCTACCTTATCGATCTACAGGGCATGACTCAGATCAACCGGCAGACACAGCGCCGGCGCCGTATCCAAAGACGCTTTGACTTGGCCTACCCTCTTGTCTCAGGCCCTCTGCCTAAGCCTCATGCCTGGACATCCAATGGGAGTGCAGCACACTCAGGAATGAGTGTGGCTGGGATTGGAGGAGGAAACGGAAGCGCCTACCCTAGTGGAGCCCTTCCTGCTTCAACCATCACTTCTCTCGGTCAGCCTTGCTCATGTCAGCAGTGCATGTTGGTCCTGGGTGTGAAAACCACAAGCATGGCGCAGACTCTAGGCCGGAAACCCATGCCTCTGCCCAGGCCGAGGAGCCCAAAAACTGCCCAGCGGGGCCActcatactctctcactctgccaCACAGGAACTCCACAACAGCCGGAGGGTTCGCACACTCACTCTCTGTGCTGGACTCGGCCACGGCCGCTCTGTCTCTTTCCTCCACCCGTCCTCCTCCCCCTgctgttcctcctcctcctccaccttcctcTACACCGCATGCTACCTCTCCACCAAATCAGACGTCCTCCAGTGCCCTCATCTCCACAACTGCCACCTGTGCCCCAATCCCTTCAGCTCGAGTCCTGGGCCCCGTGTCTTCAGCAGCCTGTGCCGCCCCAGTGCCACCCCGCGCCAGCCTGGCAGGCCTCAGCCGTCCCGCGCTGCAGAGGATTGCCATGGCACAGTCACGGGCTCTTATTGCCTCTGG AGTCCCAACAGTCCCAGTTAAGAACCTAAATGGGTCCAGTCCTGTTCACCCAGCATTGGCTG GCATTACGGGTATCTTGATGAGTGCCGCAGGACTTCCTGTCTGCTTGACTCGGCCACCTAAATTGGTGCTTCACCCCCCACCCGTGAGCAAGAGTGACATCAAGCCCGTGCCAGGCCTTGGCCACTGCTGCCGCAAAACCACTAAGAAACAAGCCCGCAAAG GCAGAACTCCTGAGGAAGTCGTGAGGAGGTACCTTCAGAAGGTCCGCAACCCTCCAGAGGAG GACTGCACTATTTGTATGGAGGCTCTGGCAGGTCCCTCTGGCTACAAAGGCCCTGGCGTGGGTGGGATTTCCCGGGCAGAGTCGGTCGGCCGTCTGTCTCAGTGTGGGCACCAGTACCACTTGCAGTGCCTAGTGGCCATGTACAACAATGGCAACAAAGACGGCAGCCTGCAGTGCCCCACCTGCAAGACCATCTATGGAGTGAAGACTGGCAACCAACCACCAGGCAAGATGGAGTATCACGTCATCCCCCACTCACTGCCTGGCCACCCCGACTGCAAAACCATCCGGATTATCTACAACATACCCCCTGGCATTCAG GGCCCTGAGCACCCAAACCCTGGCAAGCCCTTCACAGCACGTGGATTTCCCAGACACTGCTACCTCCCTGACAGTGAGAAAGGCCGCCTT GTGTTGAAGCTGCTGCTGGTGGCGTGGGACCGCAGGCTGATCTTCTCTGTGGGAACCTCCAGCACGACTGGAGAGACCGACACAGTCATTTGGAACGAAGTCCATCACAAGACTGAGTTCGGCTCCAACCTGACGGGCCACGGCTACCCCGACTCGGGCCACCTGGACAACGTCTTGGAGGAGTTGAGGGCACAAGGTATCGCTGAGGAAGACTGTCTGAGGGACTGA
- the si:ch211-119e14.1 gene encoding cilia- and flagella-associated protein 251, with protein sequence MMSDKNDGGSTLTILILCLILVLLVLLLLYLYKRLNNETKDEYTIQRLVFSEGGLRDRVRQGIAEVQTRIGDCIRSQPHDEEQALSNNEDGNSGREEERDEEEDAGQGQRENENKTEEKEEEHQDHDSSDDYSSIDLRERVKQNNSNEEEMKEDEQEKQEVAKDEGKRDDNKQEEDVKNEERVGLLVDLKAFSGSAIWSEEKKEETNVTAL encoded by the coding sequence ATGATGTCGGACAAAAATGATGGAGGCAGCACTTTAACGATCTTGATTCTCTGCCTCATCCTGGTCCTCCTTGTTCTTCTCCTGTTGTACCTCTACAAGCGACTGAACAATGAAACAAAGGATGAATATACCATCCAGCGGCTTGTCTTCAGTGAGGGAGGCCTTCGTGATCGTGTGAGGCAAGGCATTGCAGAGGTCCAGACCAGGATAGGTGACTGCATAAGGTCTCAACCCCATGATGAAGAGCAAGCTTTGAGCAATAATGAAGATGGGAATAGTGGCAGAGAAGAAGAACGAGACGAAGAAGAAGATGCAGGACAAGGTCAAAGGGAAAATGAGAACAAgacagaagagaaagaagaggaacATCAAGatcatgattcatcagacgACTATTCCAGCATTGACCTAAGGGAGAGAGTAAAGCAGAATAACAGCAATGAAGAGGAAATGAAAGAAGATGAACAAGAGAAACAAGAGGTGGCAAAAGATGAAGGAAAAAGAGATGACAATAAACAAGAGGAAGAtgtgaagaatgaagaaaggGTTGGCTTACTTGTAGACTTGAAGGCATTCTCTGGCAGTGCCATTTGGTCTGAGGAGAAAAAGGAAGAGACTAATGTGACAGCTTTGTGA
- the coro1b gene encoding coronin-1B, which yields MSFRRGVVRQSKFRHVFAQAWKAEQCLDDIRVSRVTWDGQLCAVNPKFIAVITEAGGGGAFLVLPLTKTGRVDQSTPTVCGHAAPVLDIQWCPHDDNVIASASEDCTVKIWHIPDGGLITPMTEATLTLEGHSKRVGILAWHPTALNILLTAGCDNVLCIWDVGTGELVYELSDAHPDQIYNVSWNREGSVICTTCKDKALRVIDPRRGTILKVRDKAHEGTRPMRGVFLSDGKILTTGFSRMSERQMALWDTKDLSEPMAVQEMDTSNGVLLPFYDPDTNMVYLCGKGDCTIRYFEVTNESPYIHFLSLYSSKEPQRGAGFLSKRGVDVNKCEIARFYKLHERKVEPISMTVPRKSDLFQGDLYPDTAGLEPSLLAEDWIAGQDAPPILVSMSGGYNVPASKYNTLRGRPKLLPQSNSATSISTSTTAFSTYTAGRQTESERTQVRKEAEGGTERTRKEDDQLADILTEIRALRALVLAQGHRIDMLERQLARFGEV from the exons ATGTCCTTCAGGAGGGGTGTGGTTAGGCAAAGTAAGTTCCGACATGTATTCGCCCAGGCGTGGAAGGCGGAGCAATGTCTGGATGACATCAGAGTTAGCCGTGTGACATGGGATGGGCAACTTTGTGCAGTCAATCCAAAGTTCATCGCTGTTATTACTGAGGCTGGAGGGGGTGGAGCCTTCCTTGTATTACCACTCACAAAG actGGTAGAGTAGACCAGTCCACTCCCACTGTGTGTGGCCATGCTGCTCCTGTGCTTGATATCCAGTGGTGTCCACATGATGACAATGTAATTGCCAGTGCTTCAGAGGACTGCACAGTAAAG ATATGGCACATTCCTGATGGCGGGCTCATAACGCCAATGACGGAGGCTACATTAACTCTAGAGGGCCACAGTAAAAGAGTGGGCATTCTGGCCTGGCACCCTACTGCACTTAACATCTTACTAACAGCAG GGTGTGATAACGTATTGTGCATATGGGATGTTGGCACGGGTGAGCTGGTGTACGAGCTGAGTGATGCTCATCCAGATCAGATCTACAATGTGAGCTGGAACAGAGAAGGCAGTGTGATCTGTACCACCTGCAAAGACAAAGCCCTGCGTGTTATTGACCCTCGACGAGGAACTATCCTTAAG GTGCGTGACAAGGCCCATGAGGGCACTAGGCCAATGAGAGGTGTCTTCCTGTCTGATGGAAAAATCCTGACAACCGGCTTTAGCCgcatgagtgagagacagatggCTCTATGGGATACG AAAGATCTCTCAGAGCCAATGGCTGTTCAGGAAATGGACACCAGTAATGGAGTTCTCCTTCCTTTCTATGACCCAGATACAAACATGGTCTATCTGTGTGGAAAG GGTGACTGCACTATTCGCTACTTTGAGGTAACCAATGAGTCTCCTTACATCCACTTCCTCAGTCTCTACAGTAGCAAGGAGCCTCAGAGAGGAGCTGGTTTCCTCAGCAAGAGGGGAGTGGATGTTAACAAGTGTGAGATCGCCAG GTTCTATAAACTCCATGAGAGGAAGGTTGAGCCTATTTCCATGACAGTGCCAAGAAAG TCAGACCTGTTCCAGGGGGATTTGTATCCAGACACAGCAGGCTTAGAGCCCTCTCTACTGGCTGAAGACTGGATTGCAGGCCAGGATGCTCCGCCAATCTTAGTCTCTATGAGTGGGGGCTACAACGTTCCTGCCTCCAAATATAACACACTTCGTGGAAGACCTAAACTACTACCTCAGAGCAACTCAGCTACTAGCATCAGTACCAGCACTACAGCTTTCAGCACATACACTgctggcagacagacagagagtgagaggacACAGGTTAGGAAAGAGGCTGAAGGAGGGACAGAGAGAACAAGGAAAGAG GATGACCAGCTGGCTGATATTTTGACAGAAATTCGTGCCCTTCGTGCTCTCGTGTTAGCTCAGGGTCACAGGATCGACATGCTTGAGAGGCAGCTAGCACGATTTGGAGAAGTGTGA